gatttttttttgctcagtTATTGTTACGctcaatgaaataaatgaaattaaaaaatatatttcatactcatatatatctatatatatgtatataatattatcgatataaattttatctttgattcCTTATAgtatgatataaaaatacaatcaaagaaaaaaaacatcgAATTCACATTTCTCATAAATGTTCCATAAAAATATGCTTTTAAACTGTTACAATTATTGTCTAATTATTCctcttaatatttattgtcatCGCGTGTCTATCATCGTTTGATTTTCGTTTATAAACGTTATGGACCAACATCATcaataaagttattattttatacgtATTAAATTTCCATAATATGTTTTAACAACAGAATACTTGAGTAAAAAGAAAGTACTTGCAATGTTGGATCAtagtgaataataattatataaaacagTACACTGGGTAATACCGTTTGTGATACATTGTCTCGGCAGGAAAGATTTTTGCTCGACtagcatttaaattaaattttcgaaatatttaatatatttatcaataataacattaactattaaaaaattacaaaggaAAAAAcaactaacatttaaaataaaaaattattgagagttaaaattttttaattagctcttttcgaaaaaattaaaaatatattaagcatttttcttctttaatagataattaataattaatgcaattaattaaccatgtatatatataaataaatatagaaaaaaaaaaaaaagaacggAACAAAGTAAGAGTATGACAAaccatttaattattgatctaTAAAAACTGTACTGTCTTGCGTCTTTCTCAAATCTATAACCAGACGATAAGAtcgtacttaaaaaaaaagaaaattaaaaaaaaaaactaataatgaTTGATAGTGTAATAAtaagtattatattttttcttgatgtataaaaaatattttgcacaGAGACATTCAATCGGGGtggatttaattttaaatgttttatttcagtagtataaattttttaggtaatcattaataattttaaattgaggTGGTccgttgataattttttgcgTATCTGTTGTCTGGAACACCCTAATGAGCTTGGGaggcgattaaaataattttttttagtttattcggGCTTCCTGTTAATATGATtatgttataaattatatggGCTATTAAAGTGCCCTTATTCCAGTGTCATAAAATACCTGATTAAAAGAAACAGTTGCAAAGgtcaacattatttttttgtttataataaataaagtgaaaaaaagataaataatttaaaaattaaatcaactatattattaaaaataaataatttctataagtGAGTGAGACGCACATGAATTTAAAGATATAcagattttattgtttttctttcggatgattataattaaaatattttatatcacTCAATTaactgtttaattaattattaatagttgtTACTGAATGGCGAGGAAACAAtaggattaaattttttaatttttcgttttgtcTACTTTTATTCTCGCTGTATCTTTGTCGATTTATTCTCAAGCAATAAAAATGTACATTAGCACATAAAATGTTTGTTTGTCAAATCATTTTTCTCAATAGAACGcagtaatttcttaatataattttttatctttattcgTCACTCGCTttcatgaaattaaaaaatcttccattcgaaaattaaaaatactataattatcaaaagtaaattatatttgaaaGTGATTACTGCGTTTTGTAAATCGTTTCCCAACCCCAAAAATCTGATTAGGACTGTTCCAGACGAAGTGATAGCgctcatacttttaaatttatttttttcttgcttCTTCAACAATTGCTTGACTTTTATATCTTACAATCAGTACTTTTAATCTCTTTCTTTATCTTGGTTCATTTATCTTTTCATctataaagtaattttaaaacacgttaatgacaaaattttatattgcaCAGTCTGTAACAGACCTAATCGGAATTTCCTATCttttatctaataaaattaacttttttttttataagttacttaaaattgagcgcagaataaaataaaagttaactaaaattttgtttgtaaaacaattttattttattctgatacttcaattattaaaaaactttttaacttcaaaTCTTCAATCGTCTTTTTATgaatatgtaatttatttataatctttaataaaatataataacttaatttattacataTTTCTGCTggtataaaaacaatttaaaaatgtgaaaaaaatgtaaatatactgtttatatttattaatttattggtaaGGGAATACAGTACTTATTTAGGTAAGTATTTAAAGTTTCCATCTAAATCCAGACTATGAATTACTTCGTCGACTATTACAAATTAaacttgataaataaaaaacgctTCGCCGACTAATAAAATCACCAATAcaataatctcaaaaattcCTGCTCGACCTTGACAATATAATAATCTTACACATTTTCTTtccttctttttaaatttataattaaatattttcaattaacaatagttatttaaataaataaaataatctaacgataaattttattttacagaatCAGATTTACGAAGTGGAAAGTTAACAACAGTTCACTGGAGTCCTGACACAGAACAGCCAGCGGCTGATGATGAAGCATCTTTGTTAACAAAATCTAGTCCAATATCACCCCAATTCGTGCGTGTGCCCGTTGAAGATCGGTCTAAATATGAAAAGCTGGCTTTCAATGCTGACGATTTGTCAAGTGACAGTGATAAAGAAATAGCACAAAGAAACCAAGAACGTCTGAAGAAAAAACGTCGCCGTGTAAAAGGTGTTTTAAGTAGACGAAAAAAAGAAGTGTCTTCTCAAGAATCTGGTCAAACACCTGTCGAGTATGAGTCCGATGACTCAATAGGATCAGCGAGTGATCTTAAAGCAATGAATTACGAAGACGGTAATGAACTGGATGATGACCAAGATGAAAATGACGATGATCGTCGAAAAATAGACGAAACTATTTCAGAAAGTGTTCGCACTTGTGGCAGTTCGGCTTATCATGCAGAATGTGAATCTGTAGCAACTCACGAAGATGATCACAGAATTAGGAAACCAAAAAGACATCGTGAACATCAAGCGTTACCTACAATTCACGCAGATCCTGTAGTAGGCCACCAGTATGGTGAAAAACCTCTTTTACTTGATGATGAACTTGATCCTGAAGCTAAACCTGGGCAGTTACACGGAGACCCTTTTGTTGGACATCAGTATGGTTCAAAGCCTCGTTTACCTGATAATGGCAGCTCTTCCGATGAAATAAATAAGactaatattgttaaaaatggtATTTTTAAAACTGATGAGGATGTTTTTGCTTTAGCACCTTTTCCAAGACCAACAAGTTCACGTAAAAGTAGTGAtagtaaagaaaatattattaagataGTTGAATCAACTAATAATATACCTAATACTCCACCAAATACCAATTTAATATCTCCAATAACGGATTCTCCAATTGTTTCTGGTACATTAGTTGATATTGACGATAGTACAGATTCAAACGTTATATTAAAAACTCCTGGGTTGTCGAATGTACCTCTAGAAAGCTggaataattatgaaaatgataattttatgagTCCGCAGCCTGTTAAATTTACTACTGAAGTAATTAGAGAAGATAAAGATCTTTTTGGGTCATTGCCATTTAATTCAAGTTTTACGAATCCGTTTAATAAGCTCGGTAATTACCAAACAAAGACTGAAATTACGTCTTTACCTTGTCATACTAATTCGTACTCAAACTTCAGTTTAAATAACACGACTCAAATAACATCTCAGAATAATAGTCAAGTAAATACTATTAATAGTATTCCAGCTGTTAATTACAGACAAGCAACAGCTAATACAAATattataactattaataatacaaCACCTAAAGATCTTTTTGGGTCAATTCCTTTTGACGAATTTGCAACTTTGACTCTTAACAACCAACATcagcaacaacagcaacaacaccaccaacaacaacaacgACCTACATCATTGCCGTTATCACAATCTCCCGGATTTGTAGATAATGCACTTAATACCATTTTGTCAAGCAGTGCCCAGTCTACGCACTCCTGTCAATTTTCTTCATCAGTAATGAATATGCAGCCACAGCAACAGCAGCAGTTACCACCTCAATCAGTTTATGTGATACAACAACCCGAAGTACAACAGATTCAAACAGCGAGAATAATTGTCAATGCGACCAACAGTGTATCGATATCAAATATATCGCCGGATATTCTATCACCGATGTCACCTGAACCCCTAGTCGTTACTGATCAATCATTGAAACACAAAAAAGACAAGGCCAAATCGTCAGATAAATCCAAGTATCATCTCATTGGCGAAAATCGTAGCGATGCTATTAATGTATTATCTGTTAAAACGCCACACAAGTCCAAAGGCGTTTCTTATAAAAAGACACCTAAGTCGAAAAAAGGCGCTGTTACTGCTGGATTCAGTAATATGAGCTTTGAAGACTTTCCGAGTGATGAAAACGATGAAAAAACGGTAAGTGGATCTGCCGTTACGCCTTTCGAAGTTATTCGTGAACCGGAGAAACGTTTCGGATCACTTAAACGAAGAAGCAATCCATTTACTTGAGAAACCACCAATGATAGTTGTATTTAAGCTACTTTGTTTGtaagttattatattatttttatttctttatttatttataagattttttttttctttatttaatgataataccGATATCTCATGTGTGTTCGAATTGTAGTTCACATTACAATATTACAACTTTGTAATGGTGATATTCAAAAAATCTAACGATCACGAAAGCTAATGatttttctgttaaatttttttataaaaaattatatacgaAGTACTATAAGACAAGTGTGAAAATACTTAATATAAAGTGTCAATTAATGTACAAAAATGATTTACTATCAAATAGTTCGTAGAGTAtacaaatatatttcaaatatatattttacattcaTTTAAGTTAGTTAGGTTACTAAAGGAGATAATTAATGATACTTTGtactttttgattaaatttcttaactaaCTTTCCACTTATTGATTATTTCCGAGATTAATACAGTACATCAGAGACACTACATGGACATTGGTCCAAATTACGTTtaggataaaaaaaacttgaattcACACTTTTGCTGATTAATTACGCAGGGTATGAACTAGATAATCAATTATCACaatattatcttttaaatattaagacttttttcatttcaatgACTGCAAAAAAGACATTTCGAATCAACCTTTACCTTGCCATTTTTTCACTTTaccttaattatttataactgcaTTTATTTACACacctttattataattaaattaatttaccaaaaaaaattttgtccatCACTCTTAATGCCATGACTTAATTAACCATCACTTACATTTGATTCAAAGATTCAAACTTTTAttccagttaataaatttttttttttttataaaaatttttcatcattcctttttcatattttttaaagatatttctttattagttttttaccGAGATTAgcacacttttttttcaatttttttgaactacATTTGACAACCATGATATCGgtcttgaaataataaaaaaattttttgatttgtttatttttagtcaACGAGTCTCATTTTGTTTTAAGTATGTGGCTCacacaacttaaaaaaaaaattttgaaaataatgatttttaatatttaaaaaaaaatataataatatatctcTCTTCGGTTAAGAttctgttaattaatttataatgctatattaacattaaaaagcACCGCTTTTTCATCTTATTACCTCGAtaaattgctaaaaaataaatattatattatttctaataatatTTCACGAATTGTATCGTGAGCCTAAAAATACCTGACTAGAATGGTGcgttaaattataactaataacaaaatagtatttatctataaaataatgaaataaattataaaagctGGTAATTGTTTTCATTAAAAACTAACTGTgcttattgtttaaatttaaaaaaaaaaaaaaaaaaaaaaaaactcggcATCTAGAAACCAAAAACAAGTTAATCAATACCGAAATGAGTGTGattaaaagtgaaaaataaaaaaaattagttattaaaataatagtagtaacaAAGTAAATACAGCCATCTATTTTTGCAGCTAAACATTTTCACAACATTTATACATTTAAAGATTTGTAAATTTCTATTGTATTAACTATTTcttgataaatattgtatttattatcgTATTTAAatatggaaaataaattttacaagcaGCTCaccatttattaaataaaaaaaatcatttttgaaagaattatgtaaatattttaaaaaatctgtaataatacATTTGAGTACATTTTTAAATGCTTATAAAAATCACTTCTTAACGATCAACACCTGGTCGAACtatatataaacaaattaaatagaataataatagatatatctataaaaacaAACATCAAAACTTAACATCAAAAGGCGCAGTgatggttaaaaaaatattgattttaaatatctaGTCTCTCAATAAGTGCTTTTTTCATCGAAGACTGATCCTCTTAAATTTTAGCtgtttaacataaatttgtaagtttatttattattttactaacaTGAAATTAAAAGTTCTACTTTTAATGCTAAAATTTGAGCATTGTAtgcatattaaaaaaattgaattagttGTAATGAATAAAGCTGTTTTTAAGAgcttaaactattatttgtaaacaatatttttagactcaatattttttaaatgggcattaattaaaataatcactTATGATGGTTATTTAAttcatgtataaatttatattcctTGACCTAATTGTTGCTTTTTTGAATTCACCATTATACTGCGCCTTTATCGAATTGActgtgaaataaattttttaatcagtttaatttaataaagagacaatatataaatttatagaatagctaaaaattaaaaaaaaatctcaattgtaacgaaaaaatgattttctgtATAACTTATATACAAAAACTAGAACATAAATTGTATGTAATTAGGTGCCTTTCTTTATCAAACTGCTGCTCgatgaatattatttacataaattatttattatactgtattataaaaatagagtGTGATTTAGAAATCagttataacaataaaataataacaatcgtATAACATCACCAATATTGAAATTGATTAAAGACGTCAGtgagattttttgaaaatatacattataaattgaacttttaaaagtttttatcaaAACTCAAGATTACCGGTGACAAAATAACAGATAAAATAACCGAAGGGTATTTATATGAtcgaaaatacaattttagtCTTCAACATAATTACTTACactaaaagttattttttcagcTATTTTGTCTCAGTTATTATTTGTCTTTGATTGTTTCAACAAGTactcaaatatttattcaaagcagctaaattttataaactataaaaaaattttatttaaaaaattaacttaatatttataaaaaaaaaaacatatttgaaaaattgcagctatttattacataatttaatatgttaaCATTCCTCGacagttataattaataattttctatagtattttatttatgcacatttttttcatgtttattattaacattatcatTGTTGTTCATTTATCGCTTTATTTTGGATTTATTCACTGCCTTTACCAAATATtgcagtatttttttttgtcaactgTTCAACTCaagtgcattttttttttttagttacatttaattttccaattatttcgtattattttaataagaaaaatttatttaaaaagtgcttatatttttttcaagcgataaaaaacaataaatgaagagtgaatgaaaaaacaattgtagtgtttgaagaaataatatttttttggataattgTGTGAGTGTTATATTTACACAAATAATAAGTAGAAAATTATAAGTTgttacattgtattttgttaaaCAGTATACTTTATGAAATGatcgctattattattaattattattaaatactaataacaataaaaatgaatttatgaatgaaatgcacaaatgtttaaaaataaatagcgtATTGATGTAtagttgaataattaattaaaaaagagatgaaataatatatttgtaTACAACATAAGcagcataaaaaaataattatcgaaaaaaattaatctaagtTAACATTGTTTTGTGTGTCAATCCGttttttctgttattttttCTAAGGCAACTTTATCTAGttttatgtattaattatgaaaatataagtAAGTTGTGATGCATTAGTTATGAgtgagttaattaattataaatatataataatgataatgtaaatataataaattgtattgtatttatgtaaaaaaattagtaatgaaataaaataattcaggCTATAGAATATACCTAAATATGTACTGTAAAACATCTTAcagtgtaataaatatatgatttgttttgaattaatttgtaaattttttatatatattttttaaaactctaattataatttatatatatatttttgattatagTTTTTTGAGatacttattattatagataaaatattaacagcAACAAGATTTTTCACCATAATTTCTGTGCCTCTGTCTTGCCatgacaaaattaattataaaaataattatccagATGATAAAATTCGACCAAATAGAAATAAGAGCAAAGAGTAAAGCTAATCCGGTATTCATTTCGTCACCTCGCCTCCAATTGTTCGAATCAGGCTCAATGTAATCCATGTAATCGAATATTGCGCTACAGCTCAATCGATTGTGGACCGCCTACACCGAAATTAGTAaagttagtaattttaattattataataattacctaaaaaaattacaattaataataatcagaaATATTTTACCATAGCTTCGCGTCCTGATGATCCCAAAACGtgaattattctttttttatattgttcaCAGGTTTTGTAATAACCATCGGTGACAACAATAGAGTGAGCAAGAGACAGACATGTGATTAATGCTGCTAAGAAAGTTGTTGGCGTCCAATGTTTACACGGGGATCGACTCTTAGGAGTTACGACTACGACATTTCCGTCTATttcattactaaaaaaaaaaaaaaataaataaataaaataattacaaaggTGGGTGATGATccattacattaattaatttatcgattaaaattaaatccattatttaagtttaatttagtatcttatcattaataaagtatttttt
This genomic interval from Cotesia glomerata isolate CgM1 linkage group LG1, MPM_Cglom_v2.3, whole genome shotgun sequence contains the following:
- the LOC123275231 gene encoding uncharacterized protein LOC123275231 → MNSAKAEKRLAILYSAAALLSVISFICIITTWQYWAWTLDSCFETDCNCIFYGVNAFSKLRGGDAKICHFATYAVIPSVLFSIGFGLYHGYRTCINKKLSEPKIIARRSVNYSSNEIDGNVVVVTPKSRSPCKHWTPTTFLAALITCLSLAHSIVVTDGYYKTCEQYKKRIIHVLGSSGREAMAVHNRLSCSAIFDYMDYIEPDSNNWRRGDEMNTGLALLFALISIWSNFIIWIIIFIINFVMARQRHRNYGEKSCCC